One segment of Ricinus communis isolate WT05 ecotype wild-type chromosome 8, ASM1957865v1, whole genome shotgun sequence DNA contains the following:
- the LOC8271943 gene encoding uncharacterized protein LOC8271943 isoform X2: MDINGPSRFRHRKTPSTDRFLAAYPRTSEQASSAAVNTADIEENELNEDDIFSTGDFSEASNNHRHHHQTNSPPSSTSSPRSKPAFGHLDSFGILAALPEHKNKPHGYLYQKTAISAASTSSSRFIPKPPQERLPINSGSHQQPQSAPVNVPAMAMRMRPKDFDEIDEDDDEGDGEMLPPHEIVARAQSPMLACSVLEGVGRTLKGRDLRQVFLEGKSCFNS; this comes from the exons ATGGATATTAACGGACCCTCCCGTTTTCGCCACCGGAAAACGCCGTCCACTGACAGATTCTTAGCCGCATATCCACGGACATCTGAACAGGCTTCCTCGGCCGCTGTTAACACAGCAGATATTGAAGAGAATGAGCTCAACGAAGACGATATATTCTCCACTGGAGACTTCTCCGAAGCATCTAACAACCACCGCCACCATCACCAAACCAATAGTCCTCCCTCCTCCACCTCCTCACCTCGGAGTAAACCGGCGTTTGGTCACCTGGATTCTTTTGGCATCTTAGCGGCCCTCCCGGAGCATAAAAATAAGCCTCATGGCTATTTGTATCAGAAAACAGCGATTTCGGCAGCATCTACGTCGTCCTCGCGTTTTATTCCGAAACCGCCGCAAGAAAGATTGCCAATAAATTCGGGTTCACATCAACAGCCGCAGTCAGCGCCGGTGAATGTGCCGGCGATGGCGATGAGGATGAGGCCGAAGGATTTTGATGAGATAgatgaggatgatgatgaagGAGATGGAGAGATGCTTCCGCCGCATGAGATAGTGGCGAGGGCACAGTCTCCGATGTTGGCATGTTCGGTGTTGGAAGGTGTTGGAAGGACGCTTAAAGGAAGAGATCTTAGACAG GTTTTTCTGGAGGGCAAATCGTGCTTCAACTCATga
- the LOC8271941 gene encoding germin-like protein 9-3, which produces MALATSTVKFFSLLFSSFAIVQLAMAGDPDIVSDFVIPSNVTAVDGSFFTFTGMRALVGAAPPTALKVLKAGMAEFPALIGQSVSYAVLQYPAGTPNPPHTHPRSAELLFLIQGSLQVGFVDTTSKLFTQTLKPGDLFVFPKGLVHFQYNADAKNPALAVSAFGSANAGTISLPGTLFATGIDNNILATSFKTDVATIQALKVGLAPKP; this is translated from the coding sequence ATGGCTTTGGCAACTTCCACCGTTAAATTCTTCTCACTACTATTTTCGTCATTTGCCATTGTTCAACTGGCAATGGCAGGAGATCCTGACATTGTTTCTGACTTCGTTATTCCATCAAATGTGACTGCAGTTGATGGTTCATTCTTTACATTCACTGGCATGCGTGCCCTTGTTGGTGCTGCACCACCTACAGCTTTAAAAGTCTTGAAAGCTGGCATGGCGGAATTCCCTGCTCTGATTGGCCAGAGTGTTTCATACGCTGTTCTTCAGTATCCTGCCGGTACTCCTAACCCGCCTCACACCCACCCTCGCTCCGCTGAGCTGCTTTTCCTTATCCAAGGGTCTCTCCAAGTAGGATTCGTTGACACCACCAGCAAGCTCTTCACCCAGACACTTAAACCTGGTGACTTGTTTGTATTCCCAAAGGGACTTGTTCATTTCCAATACAATGCAGATGCAAAGAACCCCGCTCTTGCAGTTTCTGCTTTTGGAAGTGCAAATGCTGGAACCATATCTCTTCCCGGCACTCTTTTCGCCACCGGCATTGACAATAACATCTTGGCTACATCCTTCAAGACTGACGTTGCCACCATTCAGGCTCTAAAGGTTGGCCTTGCACCCAAGCCATGA
- the LOC8271943 gene encoding uncharacterized protein LOC8271943 isoform X3, translating into MDINGPSRFRHRKTPSTDRFLAAYPRTSEQASSAAVNTADIEENELNEDDIFSTGDFSEASNNHRHHHQTNSPPSSTSSPRSKPAFGHLDSFGILAALPEHKNKPHGYLYQKTAISAASTSSSRFIPKPPQERLPINSGSHQQPQSAPVNVPAMAMRMRPKDFDEIDEDDDEGDGEMLPPHEIVARAQSPMLACSVLEGVGRTLKGRDLRQNK; encoded by the exons ATGGATATTAACGGACCCTCCCGTTTTCGCCACCGGAAAACGCCGTCCACTGACAGATTCTTAGCCGCATATCCACGGACATCTGAACAGGCTTCCTCGGCCGCTGTTAACACAGCAGATATTGAAGAGAATGAGCTCAACGAAGACGATATATTCTCCACTGGAGACTTCTCCGAAGCATCTAACAACCACCGCCACCATCACCAAACCAATAGTCCTCCCTCCTCCACCTCCTCACCTCGGAGTAAACCGGCGTTTGGTCACCTGGATTCTTTTGGCATCTTAGCGGCCCTCCCGGAGCATAAAAATAAGCCTCATGGCTATTTGTATCAGAAAACAGCGATTTCGGCAGCATCTACGTCGTCCTCGCGTTTTATTCCGAAACCGCCGCAAGAAAGATTGCCAATAAATTCGGGTTCACATCAACAGCCGCAGTCAGCGCCGGTGAATGTGCCGGCGATGGCGATGAGGATGAGGCCGAAGGATTTTGATGAGATAgatgaggatgatgatgaagGAGATGGAGAGATGCTTCCGCCGCATGAGATAGTGGCGAGGGCACAGTCTCCGATGTTGGCATGTTCGGTGTTGGAAGGTGTTGGAAGGACGCTTAAAGGAAGAGATCTTAGACAG aataaatga
- the LOC8271943 gene encoding uncharacterized protein LOC8271943 isoform X1, with protein sequence MDINGPSRFRHRKTPSTDRFLAAYPRTSEQASSAAVNTADIEENELNEDDIFSTGDFSEASNNHRHHHQTNSPPSSTSSPRSKPAFGHLDSFGILAALPEHKNKPHGYLYQKTAISAASTSSSRFIPKPPQERLPINSGSHQQPQSAPVNVPAMAMRMRPKDFDEIDEDDDEGDGEMLPPHEIVARAQSPMLACSVLEGVGRTLKGRDLRQCLYYSSRTMSTL encoded by the exons ATGGATATTAACGGACCCTCCCGTTTTCGCCACCGGAAAACGCCGTCCACTGACAGATTCTTAGCCGCATATCCACGGACATCTGAACAGGCTTCCTCGGCCGCTGTTAACACAGCAGATATTGAAGAGAATGAGCTCAACGAAGACGATATATTCTCCACTGGAGACTTCTCCGAAGCATCTAACAACCACCGCCACCATCACCAAACCAATAGTCCTCCCTCCTCCACCTCCTCACCTCGGAGTAAACCGGCGTTTGGTCACCTGGATTCTTTTGGCATCTTAGCGGCCCTCCCGGAGCATAAAAATAAGCCTCATGGCTATTTGTATCAGAAAACAGCGATTTCGGCAGCATCTACGTCGTCCTCGCGTTTTATTCCGAAACCGCCGCAAGAAAGATTGCCAATAAATTCGGGTTCACATCAACAGCCGCAGTCAGCGCCGGTGAATGTGCCGGCGATGGCGATGAGGATGAGGCCGAAGGATTTTGATGAGATAgatgaggatgatgatgaagGAGATGGAGAGATGCTTCCGCCGCATGAGATAGTGGCGAGGGCACAGTCTCCGATGTTGGCATGTTCGGTGTTGGAAGGTGTTGGAAGGACGCTTAAAGGAAGAGATCTTAGACAG TGCTTGTACTATTCATCAAGGACTATGTCAACGTTATAA
- the LOC8271942 gene encoding 40S ribosomal protein S14-3, with the protein MSKKKTREPKEENVTLGPAIREGEHVFGVAHIYASFNDTFIHVTDLSGRETMVRITGGMKVKADRDESSPYAAMLAAQDVTQRCKELGITALHIKLRATGGNKTKTPGPGAQSALRALARSGMKIGRIEDVTPIPTDSTRRKGGRRGRRL; encoded by the exons ATG TCGAAGAAGAAGACAAGAGAGCCAAAGGAAGAAAATGTCACCCTTGGTCCTGCTATAAGAGAAGGAGAACATGTTTTTGGAGTGGCCCATATTTATGCTTCTTTTAACGACACTTTCATT CATGTCACTGATTTGTCCGGTAGAGAAACTATGGTTCGCATTACTG GTGGAATGAAAGTTAAAGCTGACAGGGATGAATCTTCACCATATGCTGCCATGCTTGCGGCACAGGATGTTACTCAGAGATGCAAG GAACTTGGAATTACTGCTCTTCATATTAAGCTCCGTGCTACAGGAGGGAACAAAACCAAAACACCTGGTCCTGGTGCCCAGTCAGCCCTAAGGGCACTTGCTCGTTCTGGAATGAAAATTGGTCGCATTG AGGACGTGACACCAATTCCTACTGACAGCACTCGCAGAAAGGGTGGTAGAAGGGGAAGAAGGCTGTAA